One Crocosphaera sp. UHCC 0190 DNA window includes the following coding sequences:
- a CDS encoding PAS domain-containing protein, with protein MKMKLQLDKLLDALVSNSFVLNNASFFQKLSFQGKPAINKKRKKTDNQNISEDFIAQLSQENEKLKQALEAKDKVIKQLKNPDNLEFNKNDCQRILEGVADGLLLVNDEGKVQFINPAAEQLFARPKSELMNHFLGLPIADEKTEVTIFRPGGHMIMAEMRVSSITWESKTAYVASLRDVTV; from the coding sequence ATGAAAATGAAGTTGCAGCTTGACAAGTTATTAGATGCTCTTGTCTCTAATTCTTTTGTTCTTAATAATGCCTCATTCTTTCAAAAACTTTCATTTCAAGGGAAACCAGCCATAAACAAAAAGAGAAAAAAGACAGATAATCAAAACATCAGTGAGGATTTTATCGCTCAACTGAGCCAAGAAAATGAGAAACTTAAGCAAGCATTAGAAGCCAAAGATAAAGTTATTAAACAACTCAAAAACCCAGATAACCTAGAATTCAACAAAAACGATTGTCAACGAATTCTAGAGGGGGTTGCAGATGGATTATTACTGGTTAATGATGAGGGAAAAGTACAGTTTATTAACCCAGCGGCCGAGCAACTATTTGCTCGTCCTAAATCTGAATTAATGAATCATTTTTTAGGATTGCCCATTGCAGACGAAAAAACAGAGGTAACAATTTTTCGTCCTGGGGGTCACATGATTATGGCAGAAATGCGGGTTTCTAGCATTACTTGGGAGTCAAAGACTGCCTATGTCGCTTCCCTAAGAGATGTCACCGTTTAA